The Streptococcus equi subsp. equi nucleotide sequence AACAAATCATTGGCCTGTAAGTAATCATCAAGCGCTTGATTTAGCTGCTCTGCAATCGTCAGCGGATTACTGTTTTTGATTAATTGGTTAGAAGCTGACAGCAATAATCTGGCTAAATGGCTATTAGCACGATTTTCTGGGTAATCGTAGGCCTGTTTGATGACATCGTATAAGCGCTGCTGTTCCTTTTCCATAGGGCCTCCCTCTAATTTTGTACGTTTACGCTAATACAACTAGTTAACACTTCAATCATAATCTTTATTAGGCTTTTTGTCAATATCCTATCGCCATATTTGTCTCTTTTCACAAAAGCAGATATACCAACGATGATGGCGCTTACTTTTGTTCCTTTTTTAGGGCAATACGGGCAGTCAGTTGTGCTTCTTATTTTTAGCCATAGGTAACAAAATCAGACGATAATCGTTTTCATTAAAAAAAAAAAAAAACGAAACTACGGAGACAAACTAATCAGCAGCTATTTCTTACATTTAGCTAGCGTGTTAAGATAGCTATTGGAAAAGATTTTTAGGAATACTTCATATTTCTATCATCAAAGGAGAGAGAAATGATAAATAAAAGAAAGAAAAAACTTATCTACAGGTATGGTGTCTGCTCGGCAGCAGTTATCCTAGCAGCGCTTGCTAGCCTAGGAACATGTAAAGAAGCAAAAGCATTATCTGGTCCGCCAGGATACCCACTTACTCGTGATTTCTCCCGTAACTTCCTAGAAGAAAATACTGCAAAATATTTAGATCAATTAAGAGAACATCTACAGCACAGATTTAGTGAACTTGAGAGCTTAACAAGAAAATTAGAGAAAGAAGGCGGTACCCGAGGTCCAGCAGGGCCTCCGGGGCCAGCCGGACCTAAAGGGGAACGTGGCGAACCAGGGCCTGTTGGACCTATGGGACCTAGAGGTGAACAAGGTCCTAAAGGCTTAGACGGAGCACGTGGGCCCGAGGGACAGCAAGGAAAACCTGGACCTGTCGGACCTCAAGGGCCGGCAGGTCCAGCGGGGCAAAAAGGGGAAACCGGACCTCAGGGACCTCGTGGAGATAAGGGCGATACTGGAGAAACTGGAAAGCAAGGACCAGCAGGAGAACGTGGGCCAGCTGGACCTCAGGGACCGCGCGGAGACAAGGGTGAAAACGGTGCACCCGGTGAGCAAGGCCCTATTGGTCCAAAAGGTGAGACTGGACCTAAAGGTGACAAGGGAGAACGCGGCGAAAAGGGCGACCAAGGTCAACGTGGTGAAAAGGGCGACCAAGGTCAACGTGGTGAAAAGGGCGACCAAGGTCAACGCGGTGAAAAAGGCGAGCAAGGCCAACGTGGTGAAAAGGGCGAGCAAGGCCAACGTGGTGAAAAGGGCGAGCAAGGGCCACGCGGTGAAAAAGGCGAGCAAGGGCCACGCGGTGAAAAAGGCGACCAAGGTCAACGCGGCGAAAAAGGCGACCAAGGTCAACGTGGTGAAAAGGGCGACCAAGGTCAACGCGGTGAAAAAGGCGAGCAAGGCCAACGTGGTGAAAAGGGCGAGCAAGGGCCACGCGGTGAAAAAGGCGAGCAAGGGCCACGCGGTGAAAAAGGCGAGCAAGGTCAACGCGGCGAAAAAGGCGACCAAGGTCAGCGCGGTGAAAAAGGCGACCAAGGTCAACGCGGTGAAAAAGGCGACCAAGGTCAACGTGGCGAAAAAGGCGAGCAAGGTCAACGCGGTGAAAATGGTGAGCAACAGCCAAAGGGTGACCAAGGAAAGGATACCAAGCCATCAGTTCCAAAGGCACCAGAATCACCAAAAATGCCAGAGAAGCCACAGGCTCCTGAAAAGGCTCCTGCACCGAAAGCTCCAAAGGCTTCAGAGCAGTCAGCTAGCCCTAAGGCACCAGCACCTCAGTCAACACCAAGCAAAAAAGCAGTCCTACCAGCTACAGGAGAGGCAAGCCATCCATTCTTTAGTCTGGCAGCTCTTAGCGTCATCGCTAGCGCAGGTCTGCTAACCCTAAAAAGAAAGAAAAGCTAAGCCAGCTATTTGACAATAGCTTCTAGCAACTCGGGATAGATCTGCAAGGCTGAGCAGTAGCACTATTAAATCTGAAACAAAAACGCATGACGTCCTCCCTAAAAAGGGTTGAACATCATGCGTTTTTTTGTCTAATAATGCCGAAAGCAAGCCTAGATAAGGCCTGCTCCAGCTTAATCACTTATGATAAGGATTTGTACAATTCAGTAGCATGCTCTACTGTAAAGCCATATTCTTCAAAGATACGATTGCCCGGTGCAGAAGCTCCCCATGTATCAATGGTCAGTGTTTTCCCTGCAAGGCCAACGTATTTTGCCCAGCCAAAGCTTGAGCCTGCTTCAATAGCTAGACGTTTTGTCACTGCTGCTGGTAGGATTTCCTCCTTGTAGGAAGCTGGCTGCTCATCAAAGATATTTTGTGATGGCATTGATACCACACGCACATGGATACCATCTGCTGCAAGAGCGGCTTGAGTATCCATTGCTAGCTTGACTTCAGAGCCGGTTGCAATGATAATCCCATCAAGGTCACCCTTTGCCTCTGACAGGATATAAGCTCCCTTATTAAGGCCATCTTCTGCCAATTCCTTAGTACCTTCAAGTACAGGAAGGTTTTGACGTGTTAAGACAAGCATTGTCGGACGGTCTGTCTCAGCGATCGCACGCTTCCAAGCAGCGTTTGTTTCATTGCCGTCAGCTGGACGAATAACGTTCAGATTTGGCATTGATCGAACACTAGCTAGCTGCTCGATTGGCTCATGGGTCGGACCATCTTCACCAACCGCGATAGAATCATGCGTCATGACATAAACCGTTGGTAGCTGCTGCAAGGCTGCCATACGAACCGCTGGCAATAGGTAGTTTGAAAAGACAAAGAAGGTTCCGCCATAAACACGTGTTCCACCATGAAGGGCAATACCGTTCATCGCTGCTGCCATTGCA carries:
- a CDS encoding enterocin A Immunity family protein; its protein translation is MEKEQQRLYDVIKQAYDYPENRANSHLARLLLSASNQLIKNSNPLTIAEQLNQALDDYLQANDLLLPKSLCGFKQSLDAYLLEKG
- a CDS encoding collagen-like surface-anchored protein SclI; translation: MINKRKKKLIYRYGVCSAAVILAALASLGTCKEAKALSGPPGYPLTRDFSRNFLEENTAKYLDQLREHLQHRFSELESLTRKLEKEGGTRGPAGPPGPAGPKGERGEPGPVGPMGPRGEQGPKGLDGARGPEGQQGKPGPVGPQGPAGPAGQKGETGPQGPRGDKGDTGETGKQGPAGERGPAGPQGPRGDKGENGAPGEQGPIGPKGETGPKGDKGERGEKGDQGQRGEKGDQGQRGEKGDQGQRGEKGEQGQRGEKGEQGQRGEKGEQGPRGEKGEQGPRGEKGDQGQRGEKGDQGQRGEKGDQGQRGEKGEQGQRGEKGEQGPRGEKGEQGPRGEKGEQGQRGEKGDQGQRGEKGDQGQRGEKGDQGQRGEKGEQGQRGENGEQQPKGDQGKDTKPSVPKAPESPKMPEKPQAPEKAPAPKAPKASEQSASPKAPAPQSTPSKKAVLPATGEASHPFFSLAALSVIASAGLLTLKRKKS